The genome window ATAGGGGGGTTTTAGAAAAAATTTCATTTGAGGAGTTAAAACATTATAATTTGATTAAGAGTTATACAAATCAAGAATTAAAAGAAAAGAAGTTTTTTATTTTTATAAATATAATTCTTTCTTACATTCTTGGAATAACATTTTCAATAAAATTTATGGAAAGAGGTGAAAAAAGGGCTCAAAAAAATTATGAAAATTTGATTAAAAATATGGAAGAGGGTGAAAAAAAAGTATTTTTAGAAATTTTAAATGAAGAAAATGCTCATGAAAATTATTTGACAAATTTAATAGATGAAGAAAAGGTAAATTTTATTGGTTCTATGGTCTTGGGAATAAATGATGCTCTAATAGAATTAACTGGTGCTCTTGCTGGATTCACATTTACATTAAGAAACACAAATTTAATTTTTATTGTTGGTTTTATAACAGGATTTGCGGCAGCCTTATCAATGGCTTCATCAGAGTATATGTCAAAAAAGGCAGAAAAAGATGAAAGTGCAATTAAGGCTGCACTTTATACTGGTTTTACATATCTAATAACTGTAATAATATTAATTTATCCATATTTGATTTTTAAAAATTACTTATTATCATTTTATTTAACATTGTTAATGGCTTTAGTTATTGTTTATATTACATCACTTTTTATTGCGGTTGTAAAAGAAGTTTCTTTTAAACAAAGATTTTTTGAAATGTTTCTTTTAAGTTTTGGGATAGCGATTATTTCATATTTAGTAGGTTATTCTTTAAGAATTTTATTTAATGTGGAGGTATAAATGAATGAAAAGGTTATTGAGATTATAAAAAAGATTAAAGATCCTGAAACACAAGAAAGCATATATAATTTGGGGCTTGTTACTGGATTTACAATTGAGGATGATTCAATTGACCTATTTATGGACTTTATTTCTAGAACTAATGCATGTTTCTTTTGCAAAATTATTGCTTGGGATCTTATAAACAAAATTTCAGAAGATTTAATTAATGAATTAAAAAACATTGGTTTTCAAAGAGTAAGGTTGATTGATTATATTAATCCTCAAATAGAATATAAAACTTACCCTTAATTTTAAATTTTATTTAAAAGATTGTATAATATTAAATTGTGAAAAAGAAAAGTAAAAGCATCTTTTTAAAGATAATAATTTCAATATTAATTATTATTTCAATTGTTGTTCTATTTGGGGCAATTTATATCTATAGAATTTACAATCAATATTCTGCTACCCTCCCAGATATAAAAGATATTCAATATGAACCACCTCAAAGTTCAGAAATTTATGATAGAGATGGAAATTTAATAAAAGTTGTTTTCTTTTCAGAAAATAGAATTTTTGTAAATCTTGATGAAGTTTCAAAATATTTTTTAGATGCATTAATAGCAAGTGAAGATGAAAGATTTTATCAACATAATGGAGTAGATTTTATTGCAGCAATAAGGGCTCTTTATACAAATATAAAAGCAGGAACAATAGTTTCAGGATTTTCTACTATCACAATGCAACTTGCAAGAGAACTCTTTTTAAGCAAAGAAGTGACCCTTG of Caldisericia bacterium contains these proteins:
- a CDS encoding VIT1/CCC1 transporter family protein, yielding MKKLTQEDLKKLIDFQKFEKTEHIFYKLLSKRVKGENRGVLEKISFEELKHYNLIKSYTNQELKEKKFFIFINIILSYILGITFSIKFMERGEKRAQKNYENLIKNMEEGEKKVFLEILNEENAHENYLTNLIDEEKVNFIGSMVLGINDALIELTGALAGFTFTLRNTNLIFIVGFITGFAAALSMASSEYMSKKAEKDESAIKAALYTGFTYLITVIILIYPYLIFKNYLLSFYLTLLMALVIVYITSLFIAVVKEVSFKQRFFEMFLLSFGIAIISYLVGYSLRILFNVEV
- a CDS encoding iron-sulfur cluster assembly protein, producing the protein MNEKVIEIIKKIKDPETQESIYNLGLVTGFTIEDDSIDLFMDFISRTNACFFCKIIAWDLINKISEDLINELKNIGFQRVRLIDYINPQIEYKTYP